In Alphaproteobacteria bacterium US3C007, one genomic interval encodes:
- a CDS encoding insulinase family protein, with protein MIRCFLIFATSMLLSCQEDDLNADASDETRPAEFKMLPEENRSVILATTPLGHTFHFMPIYEPGVTDITIMIAWPSNWAYEASRNPAVPYIGTETLLSGGTEDISPKELNEFLSDRNSGGSLTPTADYVYGEINFPKDYREDVIKLASDTLRSPKFDPRWVHRIKGSIRQNMQSADLKTETKMWNLARKANLGDNPLYHFLTLPDLRVIDEVSVDMLRQWHKQTFTQSGLTIVVTGAISRQDAGKSVDTLLFDLPKGRVSPPHDVNVTIKPQTVFLHVPEAEKTTIGILGRLPATSQGNDLTDRLALSHFSQSGSGPLFSALRTEQRASYGFQAGFFNYNRQNRALIITGAVAAEQAAEVAADIPEIYEEYRLDPNFETLADLRNGMVNQTQKNVTYVNIAAQTILELALDKRDPKIAPKLHNELAKLHSQDLKSRMKTVFPPKSELAVFAAGPSKKGWSDACVISKIEALDDC; from the coding sequence ATGATAAGATGTTTTCTAATTTTTGCGACAAGCATGCTTTTGAGCTGCCAAGAGGATGATCTAAATGCAGATGCCAGTGACGAAACACGTCCAGCAGAATTCAAAATGTTACCAGAAGAAAACCGCAGCGTTATTTTGGCCACGACCCCCCTGGGGCATACATTTCATTTTATGCCGATCTATGAACCCGGTGTAACGGATATAACGATCATGATTGCCTGGCCTTCCAACTGGGCCTATGAGGCATCGCGCAATCCGGCCGTTCCATATATTGGCACAGAAACCCTTTTAAGTGGAGGAACGGAAGATATTTCTCCAAAGGAATTGAATGAATTTCTATCGGACAGAAATTCAGGCGGATCGCTCACTCCCACTGCAGACTACGTGTATGGCGAAATCAACTTTCCAAAAGACTACCGCGAAGACGTCATTAAACTCGCCTCTGATACATTGCGCAGCCCGAAATTTGATCCACGTTGGGTTCACAGAATTAAGGGTTCAATACGCCAAAACATGCAGTCTGCGGATTTAAAAACAGAAACAAAAATGTGGAATTTAGCTCGAAAAGCGAATTTGGGCGATAACCCTCTATACCATTTTCTGACGTTGCCCGATCTTAGGGTGATTGATGAGGTATCTGTGGATATGTTACGCCAATGGCATAAGCAAACCTTTACGCAATCAGGCTTAACAATCGTGGTCACTGGCGCCATTTCCCGGCAAGATGCCGGCAAATCAGTGGATACCTTGCTTTTTGATCTGCCAAAAGGTCGCGTATCTCCACCGCATGACGTAAACGTAACGATAAAACCGCAAACCGTTTTTCTGCATGTACCAGAGGCTGAGAAAACAACAATCGGGATATTAGGCCGCCTACCTGCCACCTCTCAGGGCAATGACTTAACCGACCGCTTAGCCTTATCGCATTTTTCGCAAAGCGGGTCAGGCCCTTTATTTTCTGCTCTGCGCACCGAACAGCGCGCGAGTTATGGCTTTCAGGCTGGATTTTTCAATTATAACCGCCAGAATAGAGCCCTGATTATAACCGGCGCCGTTGCCGCAGAGCAAGCCGCAGAAGTGGCGGCAGATATCCCCGAAATATATGAAGAATATCGCTTAGATCCCAATTTTGAAACCTTGGCAGATCTGCGAAATGGTATGGTTAATCAGACACAAAAAAATGTCACCTATGTAAATATCGCTGCCCAAACAATTTTAGAATTGGCCCTTGATAAACGCGATCCAAAAATCGCTCCAAAACTACATAACGAATTGGCAAAACTACATTCGCAAGATCTGAAATCAAGAATGAAAACCGTATTCCCACCCAAAAGTGAATTGGCGGTTTTCGCAGCAGGGCCAAGCAAGAAGGGCTGGTCGGATGCCTGCGTTATTTCAAAAATCGAAGCGCTTGATGACTGTTAA
- a CDS encoding insulinase family protein, whose product MYFFKFLKSAILSLAAAVSTQAVSETAADLVSTIQHPNFQHIYLITDPDARSFEARLIFQNGELDNPYAEGLAHYVEHLAWLNVTQSKDFEALRHSNAWTNLTSTAYVTHSSETWLTKELQRLVEVSAPFTLAKSFMLEERDIILREYEASVAENPYFEIEQNITRALYPSSPWARSVLGSPTEIEDFSLINAKKLHRKSHELGNAVLIVTGNISKTTLQKALRNLNSPKPAAPIAPTPLPTPEVGNERVAADIHVARLGSPTLFYRKLIKRPPCSDAAFCDQTVRVLRAALDSSLPGGIAGPLRFDNFFARSFWFDLRAIGSKHLLIEFTAEPDLNISLSKLETEFTKVFNEIVQQGIPEKTIKQIKKRFQGHLNDVLKRKNYRKNLLIDRVSNRQPYYGLTAERRALRSVTAQKINDLLTALGQSGRTVIYRANEL is encoded by the coding sequence ATGTATTTTTTTAAATTTCTAAAATCCGCGATACTTTCCTTGGCGGCCGCGGTTTCAACCCAAGCCGTGTCGGAAACCGCCGCAGATCTGGTTTCCACGATACAGCATCCGAATTTTCAACATATCTATCTCATCACCGATCCTGACGCTCGGTCTTTTGAGGCCAGATTGATTTTCCAAAACGGTGAATTAGACAACCCCTACGCTGAAGGGCTTGCGCATTATGTCGAACATTTGGCTTGGCTCAACGTGACGCAAAGCAAAGATTTTGAGGCCCTTCGCCATTCTAATGCATGGACCAATTTAACCAGCACAGCCTATGTCACGCATAGTTCAGAGACGTGGTTAACCAAAGAGTTGCAGCGCTTGGTCGAGGTTAGCGCTCCCTTCACCTTGGCTAAAAGCTTTATGTTGGAAGAGCGGGATATTATCCTGCGCGAATATGAGGCGAGTGTCGCAGAAAACCCTTATTTCGAAATTGAACAAAATATAACTAGAGCACTTTACCCAAGCTCACCATGGGCGAGATCGGTACTTGGATCCCCGACTGAAATAGAAGATTTCAGCTTAATCAACGCAAAAAAATTACACCGTAAAAGCCATGAATTGGGCAATGCCGTTTTAATCGTTACCGGGAATATTTCAAAGACCACCTTACAAAAAGCATTAAGAAACTTAAATTCCCCAAAACCTGCCGCTCCCATTGCGCCGACACCTCTGCCCACTCCTGAGGTCGGAAACGAACGTGTCGCGGCAGATATACACGTTGCAAGGCTTGGCAGCCCGACTTTATTCTATCGAAAACTAATTAAACGCCCCCCCTGCTCGGATGCGGCCTTTTGCGATCAAACAGTTCGAGTTTTACGCGCAGCGCTCGACTCATCTTTACCCGGCGGGATAGCCGGCCCTTTACGGTTTGATAATTTTTTCGCGCGCAGCTTCTGGTTTGACTTGCGCGCCATAGGGTCAAAGCATCTGCTAATTGAATTCACAGCAGAACCCGATTTGAATATTTCTTTAAGCAAACTCGAAACCGAATTTACCAAAGTTTTCAACGAAATCGTCCAGCAAGGTATCCCCGAAAAAACAATCAAACAGATCAAAAAGCGATTTCAGGGTCACCTTAACGACGTTTTAAAACGCAAAAATTACAGAAAAAACCTTCTTATTGATCGGGTGTCCAACCGTCAGCCTTATTACGGGCTCACAGCTGAACGGCGGGCTCTGCGAAGCGTCACCGCGCAAAAGATCAACGATTTGTTAACCGCCCTCGGCCAATCCGGACGCACAGTTATCTACCGGGCAAATGAATTATGA
- a CDS encoding threonine/serine dehydratase, whose amino-acid sequence MDWPNLIKTASARVTPYIRQTPIVTFETRTVTQPVTLKLEQLQHAGSFKTRGAFNTLLGTEPPAAGLVAASGGNHGAAVAYAAQRLGFPARVYVPEIAGPAKTSLIRACGADLQVVPGAYSNALEQAKAWEEKTGAMQIHAYDAEATVAGQGSCFVEWEQQGLNADTVLIAVGGGGLIAGALGWFQGRCKIVAVEPERCATLHAALSASAPVNVEVSGVAANALGAQKIGTICFDLAQSTGIESVLVSDAAITQAQRRLWQDNKQVVEPAGAAALAAVLSGAYTPEPDERLAVLVCGGNIASDPLA is encoded by the coding sequence ATGGATTGGCCCAATCTTATAAAGACCGCGAGCGCCCGCGTGACGCCCTATATTCGACAAACGCCAATTGTGACATTTGAAACCCGCACCGTAACGCAGCCTGTGACCCTTAAATTAGAGCAATTGCAACACGCTGGCAGCTTCAAAACCCGCGGTGCCTTTAACACTTTGCTTGGCACAGAACCGCCCGCGGCTGGGTTGGTGGCAGCCTCGGGGGGCAACCATGGCGCCGCCGTGGCTTACGCGGCGCAAAGGCTGGGCTTTCCCGCCCGCGTGTATGTGCCGGAAATTGCCGGCCCAGCAAAGACTTCCCTTATCCGCGCCTGCGGCGCCGATCTTCAGGTGGTGCCAGGGGCCTATTCAAACGCCTTAGAACAAGCCAAAGCCTGGGAAGAAAAAACCGGCGCGATGCAAATTCACGCCTATGATGCTGAGGCCACGGTTGCAGGCCAAGGCAGCTGTTTCGTTGAATGGGAACAGCAGGGGCTAAATGCAGATACGGTGCTTATCGCGGTGGGCGGCGGCGGGCTTATCGCCGGCGCTTTGGGATGGTTTCAGGGGCGGTGCAAAATTGTTGCCGTTGAACCAGAACGCTGCGCCACGCTACACGCGGCACTGAGCGCAAGCGCCCCCGTGAATGTTGAGGTCTCGGGCGTTGCGGCAAATGCTTTGGGCGCGCAAAAAATTGGGACTATCTGCTTTGATCTGGCGCAATCTACCGGCATAGAGTCGGTGCTTGTTTCTGACGCTGCCATCACGCAGGCCCAGCGCAGGCTTTGGCAAGATAATAAGCAGGTGGTTGAACCCGCAGGCGCGGCCGCTCTGGCGGCTGTGCTCAGTGGCGCCTATACACCTGAGCCAGACGAGCGCTTGGCAGTTTTGGTCTGCGGGGGCAATATTGCCTCAGACCCGCTTGCATAA
- the rpsU gene encoding 30S ribosomal protein S21: MQVSVRENNVDQALRVLKKKLQREGVIREMKLKQHFEKPSEKQAREKAEAIRRARKLARKKAERENMM; the protein is encoded by the coding sequence ATGCAGGTAAGTGTTCGCGAAAACAATGTTGATCAGGCGCTACGGGTTCTGAAAAAGAAGCTGCAACGCGAGGGCGTTATTCGAGAAATGAAGCTGAAGCAACATTTCGAAAAACCGTCGGAGAAACAGGCGCGCGAGAAAGCGGAGGCGATCCGTCGTGCCCGCAAACTGGCCCGTAAAAAGGCCGAACGCGAAAATATGATGTAA
- the ppk2 gene encoding polyphosphate kinase 2 produces the protein MNETSSTPRDWLEAELEDTLDELYENEFSEPMLTEEIRKIYKDKHPDMLDRRVYYRNLLRLQMELIKLQHWVEATGAKILIICEGRDSAGKGGVIKRITQRLNPRVARVVALPKPSEREQTQWYFQRYVPHLPAGGEIVLFDRSWYNRAGVERVMGFAEEDQVEQFFRDVPEFERMLVRSGILVLKYWFSISDEEQQMRFLMRIHDPMKQWKLSPIDLESRIRWEQYTTAKEDMFARTNIPEAPWYIVEGNDKKRERLNCIEHILGKIPYQDMPSEKITLPERVFNPDYERRVLPDKLYVPKIY, from the coding sequence ATGAACGAAACCTCCTCAACCCCGCGCGATTGGCTGGAAGCCGAATTGGAAGATACGCTGGATGAGCTCTATGAAAATGAGTTCAGCGAACCGATGCTGACCGAAGAGATCCGCAAGATTTACAAGGATAAGCATCCGGATATGCTGGATCGGCGGGTCTATTATCGCAACCTGTTGCGCTTGCAGATGGAGCTGATCAAGTTGCAGCATTGGGTTGAAGCCACAGGTGCCAAAATCCTAATCATCTGCGAGGGGCGCGACAGCGCCGGCAAGGGCGGTGTGATAAAGCGCATTACGCAACGCTTGAATCCACGGGTTGCCCGGGTTGTGGCGTTGCCAAAACCCTCAGAGCGCGAGCAGACGCAATGGTATTTTCAGCGTTATGTCCCGCATTTGCCAGCGGGTGGAGAAATTGTTTTGTTCGATCGCTCCTGGTATAATCGCGCCGGTGTTGAGCGGGTGATGGGTTTTGCTGAAGAAGATCAGGTCGAACAGTTTTTTCGCGATGTACCTGAATTTGAACGCATGTTGGTGCGTTCGGGTATTCTTGTTTTGAAATATTGGTTTTCTATTTCAGATGAAGAGCAGCAGATGCGGTTTTTGATGCGCATCCATGATCCGATGAAACAATGGAAGCTTTCGCCGATTGATTTGGAAAGCCGCATTCGTTGGGAGCAATATACAACAGCCAAAGAAGATATGTTTGCCCGTACCAATATTCCAGAGGCGCCTTGGTATATCGTGGAAGGCAACGATAAAAAGCGCGAACGGCTGAATTGTATCGAACATATTCTGGGCAAGATTCCCTATCAGGATATGCCGTCTGAAAAGATTACTTTGCCAGAACGGGTGTTTAACCCTGATTATGAACGCCGCGTGCTGCCCGATAAATTATACGTGCCAAAGATTTACTGA